AACTCCTCGCGAGTAACAACATCCATGTCTTGTAGCGCACGCGCCAGCGTGGCTTTAATCTGTGATTTTAACGCCTCAGGTGCCTGACCCATTTCTGCGGGTATAATATCTAAAACTTTACGCGCTAAACCTTCTAGTTGCTGTGGATTAAACATACGCTAGCTCCTACGTTTTGATTTAAATAAATACAATTATACGGGGTCACGCCGCAAAGCTGGGCAATAATTTCAGTCAACTCAGTGGATTAACCATGCTAAAATTTTAATAACACTTTTGAGAGCGCCCATTCCATGAACATGCAACCTGATACCTTTGAAAAAGCACAAAAGATTTTTAAGCACATCACTGATATCTTCGAAGAAAAGCAGATCAACCCCAGCCCAATCAATTATCTTGTCTGGTACAGCTACTTTAAAGGAGATAAGCCCAAACTCCGTCAAGAATTGGACTTAATCCTTCAAGACCCTTTTGGCTACAATGATCGTGCTGGCAGACGTCTCTATGCAGAACACCTAGATGATGATCAGGAGCAATCCGATTTAGACAAACTGTTTAAACGTTTGCTTGATGCCATGATGAAAAAACTAACCGCCTGGACAAACAAGCTAGAAAGTAGCACCGAACAATTCGACAAATACACTAAAGACTTATCAAACAACACACTCAACCAGGACGAATTAAAAAGCCTTAC
The nucleotide sequence above comes from Thiomicrospira sp. R3. Encoded proteins:
- a CDS encoding accessory factor UbiK family protein; its protein translation is MFNPQQLEGLARKVLDIIPAEMGQAPEALKSQIKATLARALQDMDVVTREEFDTQAAVLAKTRAKLDALEKRLSDWETDNKVN